In Bactrocera oleae isolate idBacOlea1 chromosome 5, idBacOlea1, whole genome shotgun sequence, a genomic segment contains:
- the LOC106624881 gene encoding membrane metallo-endopeptidase-like 1: MSASLSVFLLLHLILLLLSFTDAARSMNRQQLKTIERYMDPSADPCDDYYQYACGNWQHVHRDAEYYETIGLIDYKVDQEYALLLNSIRRRRRLRQEHAFVRKLLDYYKSCLTVYDYMPQLYLDWLQEHEHLVWPTVLPSHSAKRRGKMLRYDWLHMLAVLRKYGMNSVFIEETVIQRRDYARASAIDLDKPVLNGGFQPMPYKGFLLIMEYLGVTNEERKSKLWDELHEFETKLKSLDFVEDTTEEGQESAAAQRETTLAELNMPFLTRYMDILLEKPVDPYMKLTIQNLPYMRLLLTVLDEHEPEFICRYLMLRFLWYLNIDGPRNFLKGDCVSHTRSMMPLAMTWLYERHNPELIDEKSHIEALFQKLLQHFTQTLHSNANQFDGHILRFLQDKIDTMRIKVGNLPRPATSRLVEEFYAELQIEAKDFYGNHLRLLQHFTRAKHNRLNELLAQDDSFFHLEDPETGASSSPYYLLRSNIVIVPLTLLHTPIYHPQMHEIFKYSSLGFLLSHEITHGFDDSGVEFDKRGNMRGPSDRIKSNQRFDSNLSCLRLRNPQIVDEKIADVSGLRWAYEAYFQSNQSNPNANVRPLHFTSLSPEHVFFLNFAQFFCGSPVTSTRDLEFSEHGSDKERVLDALANFAEFGRVYDCQIGSRMHPPRKCQLWR; the protein is encoded by the coding sequence ATGAGCGCCAGTCTCAGTGTTTTCTTGCTGTTGCACCTAATTCTGCTATTGCTCAGCTTCACCGACGCAGCGCGCAGCATGAATCGCCAGCAGTTGAAGACGATCGAACGTTATATGGATCCGAGCGCGGACCCCTGCGATGACTACTATCAGTATGCGTGTGGTAATTGGCAGCATGTGCACCGCGATGCTGAGTATTACGAAACAATCGGTCTCATCGACTACAAAGTAGATCAGGAATATGCCCTATTATTGAATAGTATACGTCGGCGTCGGCGTTTGCGGCAGGAACACGCGTTTGTGCGTAAACTGCTCGACTACTACAAGTCCTGTCTAACAGTGTACGATTACATGCCACAGTTGTATCTAGATTGGTTGCAGGAGCACGAACATTTGGTATGGCCGACAGTTTTACCTAGTCATTCCGCGAAACGACGGGGGAAAATGTTGCGCTACGATTGGCTGCATATGTTGGCCGTGCTACGGAAATATGGAATGAACTCAGTTTTCATCGAGGAGACGGTTATACAGCGACGAGACTATGCACGCGCCTCCGCCATTGATTTGGACAAACCAGTGCTAAATGGTGGGTTTCAGCCAATGCCATATAAGGGCTTCCTATTGATCATGGAATATTTGGGTGTGACGAATGAGGAACGGAAGAGCAAACTATGGGATGAATTGCATGAGTTCGAAACGAAGCTAAAGAGTTTAGATTTTGTGGAGGACACAACGGAAGAGGGACAGGAGAGCGCGGCAGCACAGCGCGAAACTACCTTAGCAGAGCTGAATATGCCATTTTTGACGCGCTACATGGATATCTTGCTAGAGAAGCCGGTGGATCCTTACATGAAACTGACCATACAAAATCTGCCGTATATGCGCCTACTTCTTACCGTATTGGACGAGCATGAACCCGAGTTCATATGCCGCTATTTGATGCTGCGCTTTCTCTGGTATCTAAATATCGACGGGCCGCGCAACTTTCTTAAAGGTGATTGCGTCTCACATACACGCAGTATGATGCCGCTGGCTATGACCTGGCTGTACGAACGCCACAATCCGGAGCTCATTGATGAAAAGTCACACATTGAAGcgctttttcaaaaattattgcaacatTTTACACAAACACTACACAGCAATGCCAATCAATTCGATGGTCACATCTTACGTTTCTTGCAAGACAAAATTGACACGATGCGCATTAAAGTCGGCAACCTCCCACGCCCTGCCACTAGTCGGTTAGTGGAGGAGTTCTACGCTGAATTGCAAATTGAGGCAAAAGATTTTTATGGTAATCACTTGCGCTTACTGCAACACTTCACCCGCGCCAAACATAACCGCTTAAATGAGTTACTAGCACAGGACGACTCATTCTTTCACCTCGAGGATCCCGAAACTGGCGCTAGCTCTTCACCATACTATCTGCTGCGCTCAAATATAGTTATTGTACCGTTAACGCTGCTGCACACGCCTATCTATCATCCACAAATGCACGAGATCTTCAAATACAGTTCGTTGGGCTTCCTTTTGTCGCACGAGATCACCCACGGCTTCGATGACAGCGGCGTCGAGTTCGACAAGCGCGGCAATATGCGTGGCCCCTCCGATCGCATTAAATCGAATCAAAGGTTCGATTCCAATTTGAGTTGCTTGCGTTTACGAAATCCACAAATTGTCGATGAAAAAATAGCCGATGTCAGTGGGCTGCGCTGGGCGTACGAGGCGTACTTTCAGAGCAATCAAAGCAATCCGAACGCTAATGTGCGCCCACTGCATTTCACCAGCCTATCACCGGAGCATGTTTTCTTTCTGAACTTCGCACAGTTCTTTTGTGGCTCTCCCGTTACCAGTACACGGGACCTAGAGTTTAGTGAGCATGGCTCGGATAAAGAGCGTGTCCTAGATGCGCTAGCGAACTTTGCCGAGTTCGGACGCGTGTACGACTGCCAGATAGGTAGTCGCATGCATCCACCGCGAAAATGCCAACTTTGGAGGTAG